The following coding sequences are from one Streptomyces sp. V3I7 window:
- a CDS encoding GntR family transcriptional regulator has translation MTLKIHIDDSAAPYEQVRAQISEQARSGALPVGYRLPTVRGLAESLGLAANTVAKAYRALETDGVIETRGRNGTFVAAAGQAADREAATAAQAYAERVRRLGLGEADALAAVRDALRAAYED, from the coding sequence GTGACCTTGAAGATCCACATCGACGACAGCGCAGCGCCGTACGAGCAGGTGCGGGCCCAGATCTCCGAGCAGGCCCGGTCCGGGGCGCTGCCCGTGGGATACCGGCTGCCGACCGTGCGCGGGCTGGCCGAGTCGCTGGGGCTGGCCGCGAACACGGTCGCCAAGGCCTACCGGGCCCTGGAGACGGACGGCGTGATCGAGACGCGGGGGCGCAACGGCACGTTCGTCGCGGCCGCCGGCCAGGCCGCGGACCGGGAGGCGGCGACGGCCGCGCAGGCCTACGCCGAGCGCGTACGGCGCCTCGGACTGGGCGAGGCCGACGCCCTCGCCGCCGTACGGGACGCCCTGCGCGCCGCCTACGAGGACTGA
- a CDS encoding class I SAM-dependent methyltransferase, with translation MAVAGVDVDWDAEARGFDEEPDHGLRDPEVRAAWAERLAAWLPAPAADVLDLGCGTGSLSLLAAEQGHRITGVDRSARMTELARAKFGQAGRQAVFLDGDAAAPPVGERRFDVVLVRHVLWTLPDRVLAHWRELLRPGGRFVLVEGVWGTIAPVGISAGRLTRLLEPLAASVRVERLSDDARLWGKDVDDERYAVVATV, from the coding sequence GTGGACGTCGACTGGGACGCCGAGGCGCGCGGCTTCGACGAGGAGCCGGATCACGGGCTGCGCGACCCCGAGGTCCGTGCGGCATGGGCCGAGCGGCTCGCGGCGTGGCTGCCCGCACCGGCCGCCGATGTGCTCGACCTCGGGTGCGGCACCGGCAGTCTGTCGCTCCTCGCCGCCGAGCAGGGGCACCGGATCACCGGCGTCGACCGGTCCGCGCGCATGACGGAGCTGGCCCGCGCCAAGTTCGGACAGGCCGGCCGGCAGGCGGTGTTCCTCGACGGTGACGCGGCCGCGCCGCCGGTGGGGGAGCGGCGGTTCGACGTCGTTCTCGTACGGCATGTGCTGTGGACGCTGCCCGACCGCGTGCTGGCGCACTGGCGGGAACTGCTGCGGCCCGGAGGGCGTTTCGTGCTGGTCGAGGGGGTGTGGGGGACGATCGCACCGGTCGGGATATCCGCCGGCCGGCTCACCCGGCTGCTGGAACCGCTCGCCGCGTCCGTGCGTGTGGAGCGGCTGTCGGACGACGCCCGGCTGTGGGGGAAGGACGTGGACGACGAGCGGTACGCGGTGGTGGCGACGGTGTGA
- a CDS encoding GNAT family N-acetyltransferase: MTVTVRDLRQEDPADVGDFAHVRHLALPFILWTPAAILHRLVHTSPKARFRSLVAQEDGEVIGTAQTSLAHDSPEPGQGFLNIYVHPGRTGRGAGTALVRAAEEHLAAHGATKLFAWVLDGPGNRAFAERHGYRSSRSAHFLRRDLTKDTLPPRQPLPPGVELRTAADYADDPRPLFTLDAETMADEPSDVDSEFTDFEAWVEESWQHPLLDRELTSVAVVDGRPAAFSVAWTDGGTLPHSRLRSSGGTPIATAMTGTARAFRGRGLAKLVKNDSLHRARAAGYTEALTGNDTGNDPMLVVNRWLGYEICGTEVRYVRELG, from the coding sequence ATGACAGTGACCGTGCGCGACCTCCGCCAGGAGGACCCCGCCGACGTAGGGGACTTCGCCCATGTCCGCCATCTCGCCCTTCCGTTCATCCTGTGGACGCCGGCCGCCATCCTCCACCGCCTCGTCCACACGTCCCCGAAGGCCCGCTTCCGGTCCCTCGTCGCGCAGGAGGACGGCGAGGTGATCGGCACGGCCCAGACCAGCCTCGCCCATGACAGCCCGGAGCCCGGCCAGGGCTTCCTCAACATCTACGTCCATCCGGGTCGCACCGGGCGGGGCGCCGGCACCGCCCTGGTCCGCGCCGCCGAGGAGCACCTGGCGGCGCACGGCGCGACCAAGCTGTTCGCCTGGGTCCTGGACGGGCCCGGCAACCGCGCCTTCGCCGAGCGGCACGGATACCGGAGCAGCCGCTCCGCCCACTTCCTGCGCCGCGACCTGACCAAGGACACGCTGCCGCCCCGGCAGCCCCTCCCGCCCGGCGTCGAACTGCGCACGGCCGCCGACTACGCGGACGACCCGCGCCCGCTGTTCACCCTGGACGCGGAGACGATGGCGGACGAACCGAGCGATGTCGACTCCGAGTTCACCGACTTCGAGGCGTGGGTCGAGGAGAGCTGGCAGCACCCGCTGCTCGACCGGGAGCTGACCTCGGTCGCCGTCGTCGACGGCCGCCCCGCCGCGTTCAGCGTGGCGTGGACCGACGGCGGCACCCTCCCCCACTCTCGACTCCGCTCGAGCGGGGGGACCCCCATCGCCACCGCCATGACCGGCACCGCCCGCGCCTTCCGCGGCCGCGGTCTGGCCAAGCTCGTGAAGAACGACTCCCTGCACCGCGCCCGCGCCGCCGGGTACACCGAGGCGCTCACGGGCAACGACACCGGCAACGACCCGATGCTCGTGGTGAACCGCTGGCTCGGCTACGAGATCTGTGGAACGGAGGTGCGCTATGTCCGCGAACTCGGCTGA
- a CDS encoding DUF72 domain-containing protein, with protein sequence MTLYVGTSGWQYKSWRGVLYPAGCPMRLWLEEYTRHFDTVELNNAFYRLPTRENFEGWRSRLPEGFVVAVKASRYLTHIKRLRDPEEPVHRLMSHAAGLGPHLGPILLQLPPNLQADPPLLDACLACFPSGTRVAVEPRNDTWWTRETRDVLQARGAALCWADVQAHPVTPLWRTTDWGYLRLHEGRARPRPRYGAQALETWVDRIATTWSDADDVFTYFNNDSRGAAVKDAAAFARTAEKAGLTVTRTPAELAARS encoded by the coding sequence ATGACCCTGTACGTCGGGACGTCGGGGTGGCAGTACAAGTCCTGGCGGGGCGTCCTCTACCCCGCCGGCTGCCCGATGCGCCTGTGGCTGGAGGAGTACACCCGGCACTTCGACACGGTGGAGCTGAACAACGCGTTCTACCGGCTGCCGACGCGGGAGAACTTCGAGGGCTGGCGCAGCCGGCTGCCCGAGGGCTTCGTGGTGGCGGTGAAGGCGAGCCGCTATCTCACGCACATCAAACGGCTGCGCGATCCCGAGGAGCCGGTGCACCGGCTGATGAGCCACGCGGCGGGCCTCGGCCCCCATCTGGGCCCGATCCTCCTCCAGCTCCCGCCGAACCTGCAGGCCGACCCGCCCCTGCTGGACGCCTGCCTCGCCTGCTTCCCGTCCGGGACCCGGGTCGCGGTGGAGCCCCGCAACGACACCTGGTGGACACGGGAGACCCGGGACGTCCTTCAGGCGCGGGGCGCGGCCCTGTGCTGGGCCGACGTCCAGGCCCACCCCGTCACCCCACTGTGGCGCACCACGGACTGGGGCTATCTGCGCCTGCACGAAGGACGCGCCCGCCCGCGGCCGCGCTACGGCGCCCAGGCGCTGGAGACGTGGGTCGACCGGATCGCGACCACCTGGTCCGACGCCGACGACGTGTTCACCTACTTCAACAACGACTCGCGCGGGGCGGCGGTGAAGGACGCGGCGGCCTTCGCGCGGACGGCGGAGAAGGCGGGCCTGACGGTGACACGCACCCCCGCGGAACTCGCGGCGCGCTCCTGA
- a CDS encoding DUF402 domain-containing protein, which translates to MSANSADPARLVDVVLVKGGRTKIRYASELLDDDGTRITVRAAWAGAGTRDFGFVRFEPGDVFTEYYWRDRWYAVKEVRAADGSLKGWYCDITRPATLTGADLVVEDLDLDLWRSADGKDVRRLDEDEFAESGLADRDPQAAAAAVAALDELESLARTDDFTTLLA; encoded by the coding sequence ATGTCCGCGAACTCGGCTGATCCCGCACGCCTTGTGGACGTCGTCCTCGTCAAGGGCGGCCGTACGAAGATCCGTTACGCGAGCGAGCTGCTCGACGACGACGGCACCCGGATCACCGTACGCGCCGCCTGGGCGGGGGCCGGCACCCGTGACTTCGGCTTCGTGCGCTTCGAACCCGGTGACGTCTTCACCGAGTACTACTGGCGCGACCGCTGGTACGCGGTGAAGGAGGTCCGCGCCGCCGACGGCTCCCTCAAGGGCTGGTACTGCGACATCACCCGCCCGGCCACCCTCACCGGCGCGGACCTGGTCGTCGAGGACCTCGACCTGGACCTGTGGCGCTCCGCCGACGGCAAGGACGTACGGCGCCTGGACGAGGACGAGTTCGCGGAGAGCGGCCTCGCGGACCGGGACCCCCAGGCGGCGGCCGCCGCCGTCGCCGCGCTGGACGAGCTGGAGTCCCTGGCCCGCACGGACGACTTCACGACGCTGCTGGCCTGA